From Caballeronia insecticola, a single genomic window includes:
- a CDS encoding M14 family metallopeptidase, which yields MTLSISSNFDAGAIEVVQADDPEDIRLRIRPDSHADFAQWFYFRVSGARGERLVMTFENAAQCAFPEGWRDYEAVASYDRVNWFRVSTEYDGQVMTIDHTPDFDRIYYAYFEPYSEERHSEFLGAVQQIPLATLTELGSTVQGRPMSVLTLGLPDFGDAAPKKKIWIIARQHPGETMAEWFVEGLVKRLAGFGDWAGDPVARLLFERAVFHIVPNMNPDGSVLGNLRTNAAGANLNREWMEPSAERSPEVLLVREAIEDTGCDLFFDIHGDEAIPYVFVAGSEMLPGFTGEQAKQQKAFVDFFKQASPDFQDVHGYEASKYQTDALKLASKYIGNEYKCLSLTLEMPFKDNANLPDERVGWNGERSAALGASMLQAILWHLQAFAA from the coding sequence ATGACACTCTCCATTTCAAGCAACTTCGACGCGGGCGCGATCGAAGTCGTACAGGCCGACGATCCCGAAGACATTCGCCTGCGCATTCGCCCCGATTCGCATGCGGACTTCGCGCAATGGTTCTATTTCCGCGTGTCGGGCGCGCGCGGCGAACGCCTCGTGATGACATTCGAAAACGCGGCGCAGTGCGCGTTCCCGGAAGGCTGGCGCGACTATGAAGCGGTCGCGAGCTATGACCGCGTGAACTGGTTCCGCGTGTCGACGGAATACGATGGCCAGGTGATGACGATCGACCACACGCCCGACTTCGACCGCATCTACTACGCGTACTTCGAGCCGTACAGCGAAGAGCGGCATTCGGAGTTTCTCGGCGCGGTGCAGCAGATTCCGCTCGCAACGCTGACCGAACTCGGCAGCACGGTGCAGGGCCGGCCGATGTCAGTGCTCACGCTCGGCCTGCCGGATTTCGGCGACGCCGCACCGAAGAAGAAAATCTGGATCATCGCGCGCCAGCATCCCGGCGAGACGATGGCGGAATGGTTCGTCGAAGGGCTCGTGAAGCGTCTCGCGGGCTTCGGCGACTGGGCGGGCGACCCCGTCGCGCGCCTGCTGTTCGAGCGGGCCGTGTTCCATATCGTGCCGAACATGAATCCCGATGGCAGCGTCCTCGGCAATCTGCGCACCAACGCGGCAGGCGCGAATCTGAACCGCGAGTGGATGGAGCCGAGCGCCGAACGCAGCCCCGAGGTGCTGCTCGTGCGCGAGGCGATCGAGGACACCGGCTGCGATCTGTTCTTCGATATCCACGGCGACGAAGCCATTCCGTACGTGTTCGTCGCGGGCTCCGAGATGCTGCCGGGCTTTACCGGCGAGCAGGCGAAGCAGCAGAAGGCGTTCGTCGATTTCTTCAAGCAGGCGAGTCCGGATTTCCAGGACGTGCACGGCTACGAAGCGAGCAAGTATCAGACGGATGCGCTCAAGCTCGCGTCGAAGTACATCGGCAACGAATACAAGTGCCTGTCGCTCACGCTCGAGATGCCGTTCAAGGACAACGCCAATCTGCCTGATGAACGCGTCGGCTGGAACGGCGAGCGCAGCGCGGCGCTCGGCGCGTCGATGCTGCAGGCGATTTTGTGGCATCTGCAGGCCTTCGCTGCCTAA
- the yaaA gene encoding peroxide stress protein YaaA, producing the protein MIIVLSPAKSLDYETPAHLKKHTLPQFVDDAAELIDGLRTLSPQQIGGMMGISDQLAALNFQRFADWSTTFGAHNSKQAVLAFDGDVYGGFAAKTLSASDLDFAQNHVRVLSGLYGLLRPLDLLQAYRLEMGTKFPNPRGKDLYAFWGERITAALNEQLKKQRGARVLVNCASEEYFKAVKPKLLAAPVVSPVFEDWKGGRYKIISFHAKRARGLMARYAVENRIDEPEALKGFDSEGYRFDAKASNDTTYVFRRRVAD; encoded by the coding sequence ATGATAATCGTTCTCTCGCCCGCGAAATCGCTCGACTACGAGACCCCCGCGCATCTCAAGAAGCACACGCTGCCGCAGTTCGTCGATGACGCCGCCGAATTGATCGACGGTCTGCGCACGCTGTCGCCGCAGCAGATCGGCGGCATGATGGGTATTTCCGATCAGCTTGCGGCGCTGAATTTTCAGCGCTTCGCAGACTGGTCGACGACTTTCGGCGCGCACAATTCCAAGCAGGCGGTGCTCGCCTTCGACGGCGACGTGTACGGCGGCTTTGCCGCAAAAACGCTATCAGCAAGCGATCTCGACTTTGCGCAGAACCATGTGCGCGTGCTCTCGGGACTCTACGGTCTGTTGCGCCCGCTCGATCTGTTGCAGGCGTATCGGCTGGAAATGGGTACGAAATTCCCCAACCCGCGCGGCAAGGATCTGTACGCTTTCTGGGGCGAGCGCATCACGGCGGCGCTGAACGAACAGTTGAAAAAGCAGCGCGGTGCGCGCGTGCTGGTGAATTGCGCATCGGAAGAATATTTCAAGGCAGTGAAGCCGAAGCTGCTCGCGGCGCCGGTCGTCTCGCCCGTGTTCGAGGACTGGAAGGGCGGGCGCTACAAGATCATCAGCTTTCATGCGAAGCGCGCGCGCGGCCTGATGGCGCGCTATGCGGTCGAGAACCGCATCGACGAACCCGAGGCGCTCAAGGGCTTCGACAGCGAAGGCTACCGGTTCGACGCGAAGGCGTCGAACGATACGACATACGTGTTTCGCCGCCGCGTCGCGGACTGA
- a CDS encoding putative toxin-antitoxin system toxin component, PIN family, whose product MENSAAPSPSVRVVLDSNVWIDILVFDDPATRPIHAALQARTLEALIDARCLNELTHVLDYPQFVRMDVDKTAALATVARLSTLVVASPPDDARPLPKCRDRDDQKFLELAHASGAAWLVSKDRAVLKLARRVARDFAFRIAEPKPFVVELEIQESRVNPL is encoded by the coding sequence ATGGAAAATTCCGCCGCGCCCTCGCCGTCGGTACGCGTGGTGCTCGATTCGAATGTATGGATCGACATCCTCGTATTCGACGATCCCGCCACGCGCCCGATTCACGCGGCTCTGCAAGCGCGCACGCTGGAAGCGCTGATCGACGCGCGCTGCCTCAACGAGCTGACGCATGTGCTCGACTATCCGCAATTCGTCCGCATGGACGTCGACAAGACGGCCGCGCTCGCCACCGTCGCGCGGCTCTCGACGTTAGTCGTCGCAAGCCCGCCGGACGACGCGCGTCCGCTGCCCAAATGCCGCGATCGCGACGATCAAAAATTTCTCGAACTCGCCCATGCATCGGGCGCTGCGTGGCTCGTGTCGAAGGATCGCGCAGTGCTGAAACTGGCGCGCCGCGTCGCGCGCGATTTCGCGTTTCGCATCGCGGAGCCGAAGCCGTTCGTCGTCGAACTGGAGATACAGGAATCCCGCGTGAATCCCCTATAA
- a CDS encoding pyridoxal phosphate-dependent aminotransferase encodes MNATHELPPTPPELAFASRLPNVGTTIFTVMSALAAQKGAVNLGQGFPDFDCDARIVDAVADAMRDGHNQYPPMAGAAPLRQAIARKIDALYGRTYDADREITVTAGATQALLTAVLCCVHPGDEVIVIEPMYDSYVPSIELAGGKPVFVSLEAPDYALPFDKIAAAITPKTRLLMINTPHNPTGRVWRAEDMRKLEEIVRDTNVLIVSDEVYEHMVYDGAPHESVSRYPELAQRSFVVSSFGKTFHVTGWKIGYVAAPAALTAEFRKVHQFNVFTVNTPMQVGLAQYLDDPRPYLDLPAFYQQKRDFFRAGLANTRFSLLPCDGTYFQCVDYSAISDMPEADFAQWLTSEIGVAAIPVSAFYHESHESGVVRFCFAKKEETLALALDRLSRL; translated from the coding sequence ATGAACGCCACGCACGAACTGCCGCCGACACCGCCCGAACTCGCCTTTGCGTCGCGTCTGCCCAATGTGGGCACGACCATCTTCACCGTGATGAGCGCGCTCGCCGCGCAGAAAGGCGCGGTGAATCTCGGTCAGGGTTTCCCCGATTTCGACTGCGATGCGCGCATCGTCGATGCCGTCGCCGACGCCATGCGCGATGGCCACAATCAATATCCGCCGATGGCCGGCGCCGCGCCGCTGCGCCAGGCGATCGCGCGCAAGATCGACGCGCTCTACGGCCGCACCTACGACGCCGATCGCGAGATCACCGTGACCGCCGGCGCCACGCAGGCGCTGCTCACGGCCGTGCTGTGCTGCGTGCATCCGGGCGACGAGGTGATCGTCATCGAGCCGATGTACGACAGCTACGTGCCGTCGATCGAACTAGCGGGCGGCAAGCCCGTGTTCGTGTCGCTGGAGGCGCCCGATTACGCGCTGCCGTTCGACAAGATCGCCGCCGCGATCACGCCGAAGACGCGCCTTCTGATGATCAACACGCCGCACAATCCGACCGGCCGCGTGTGGCGCGCAGAGGACATGAGGAAGCTCGAAGAGATCGTGCGCGATACCAACGTGCTGATCGTCTCCGACGAAGTCTACGAGCACATGGTCTACGACGGCGCGCCGCACGAGAGCGTGTCGCGCTATCCGGAACTGGCCCAACGCAGCTTCGTCGTGTCGAGCTTCGGCAAGACTTTTCACGTGACGGGCTGGAAAATCGGCTACGTCGCCGCGCCCGCCGCGCTGACCGCCGAGTTCCGCAAGGTGCATCAGTTCAACGTGTTCACCGTGAACACGCCGATGCAGGTCGGCCTCGCGCAATATCTCGACGATCCGCGGCCGTATCTCGACCTGCCCGCGTTCTATCAGCAGAAGCGCGATTTCTTCCGCGCGGGTCTCGCGAACACGCGCTTCTCGCTGCTGCCCTGCGACGGCACGTATTTCCAGTGCGTCGATTACTCGGCGATCAGCGACATGCCCGAAGCCGACTTCGCGCAGTGGCTCACGAGCGAAATCGGCGTGGCCGCGATTCCGGTGTCGGCGTTCTATCACGAGAGCCATGAATCGGGCGTCGTGCGCTTTTGCTTTGCGAAGAAGGAAGAAACGCTCGCGCTCGCGCTCGACCGTCTGTCCAGACTCTGA
- a CDS encoding 3-hydroxyacyl-CoA dehydrogenase, which translates to MSQHEYRIETLGIVGSGAMGRGIAQIAALGGLNVYLYDTNPQALAAARAYLAETLAKLTAKGKLKEADAHAALARIRDAGDTSELSGCDAIVEAIVENLDIKRELFRELEAVVGEDCILASNTSSLSITAIAAGCAHPGRVAGFHFFNPVPLMRVVEVIDGLRGDPRAGDALMDLARRMGHTPVRAKDMPGFIVNHAGRGMNTEGLRVASEGVASFADIDRIMREQAGFRLGPFELLDLTALDVSHPVMESIYHQFYEEPRFKPSPITGTRLAGGLIGRKAGEGFYRYVDGKQQVPEETPAPTQLPAHVWISRASPAGREQVLKLIAKSDAACHIDAGHTPAPDSLIVVTPLGSDATTAALAEHLDPARVVAIDTLFPLDSVARRTIMTTPATTPAMRDAAHALFAADGVPVTVIRDSTGFVAQRVVATIVNIGCDIAQQGIATPEDIDLAVTLGLGYPRGPLALGDALGAMTILTILRNIHDVLGDPRYRPSPWLARRAQLGLSLTHIEELR; encoded by the coding sequence ATGAGTCAGCACGAATACAGGATCGAGACGCTCGGCATCGTAGGCAGCGGCGCGATGGGACGCGGCATCGCGCAGATCGCGGCGCTCGGCGGCCTGAACGTCTATCTCTACGACACCAACCCGCAGGCGCTCGCCGCCGCACGCGCGTATCTCGCGGAGACGCTCGCGAAGCTCACGGCCAAAGGCAAGCTCAAGGAAGCCGACGCGCACGCGGCGCTCGCGCGCATCCGCGACGCCGGCGACACGAGCGAGCTGTCCGGTTGCGATGCCATCGTCGAGGCGATCGTCGAGAATCTCGACATCAAGCGCGAGCTGTTTCGCGAGCTGGAAGCGGTCGTCGGCGAAGACTGCATTCTGGCGTCGAATACGTCTTCGCTGTCGATCACCGCGATCGCCGCGGGTTGCGCGCATCCCGGCCGCGTCGCGGGCTTTCACTTCTTCAACCCGGTGCCGCTGATGCGCGTGGTCGAAGTGATCGACGGCCTGCGCGGCGACCCGCGTGCCGGCGACGCACTCATGGACCTCGCGCGCCGCATGGGCCACACGCCGGTGCGCGCGAAGGACATGCCGGGCTTCATCGTCAATCACGCCGGGCGCGGCATGAACACCGAAGGCTTGCGCGTGGCGAGCGAAGGCGTCGCGAGTTTCGCGGACATCGACCGCATCATGCGCGAGCAGGCAGGCTTCCGCCTCGGTCCGTTCGAATTGCTCGACCTCACCGCGCTCGACGTCTCGCATCCGGTGATGGAATCGATCTATCACCAGTTCTATGAAGAGCCGCGCTTCAAGCCCTCGCCGATCACGGGCACGCGCTTGGCGGGCGGACTTATCGGGCGCAAGGCGGGCGAAGGGTTTTATCGCTATGTCGACGGCAAGCAGCAAGTGCCCGAAGAAACGCCCGCGCCCACGCAACTGCCGGCGCACGTGTGGATCAGCCGCGCGTCGCCCGCCGGGCGCGAGCAGGTGCTGAAGCTCATCGCCAAAAGCGATGCGGCGTGTCATATCGATGCGGGGCACACACCTGCGCCGGATTCGCTGATCGTCGTCACGCCGCTCGGCTCCGACGCAACGACGGCCGCGCTCGCCGAGCATCTCGATCCGGCGCGCGTCGTCGCCATCGACACACTCTTCCCGCTCGACAGCGTTGCGCGCCGCACGATCATGACGACGCCCGCGACCACGCCCGCCATGCGCGATGCCGCGCACGCGCTGTTCGCCGCCGACGGCGTGCCCGTCACCGTGATCCGCGATTCGACCGGTTTCGTCGCGCAACGCGTCGTGGCGACGATCGTGAATATCGGCTGCGATATCGCGCAGCAAGGCATTGCGACACCCGAAGATATCGATCTCGCCGTGACGCTCGGCTTAGGTTATCCGCGCGGCCCGCTCGCGCTCGGCGATGCGCTCGGCGCGATGACTATCCTCACGATTCTGCGCAACATTCACGACGTGCTCGGCGATCCGCGCTACCGGCCGTCGCCTTGGCTCGCGCGGCGCGCGCAGCTCGGACTTTCGCTTACCCATATCGAGGAGCTCAGATGA
- a CDS encoding oxepin-CoA hydrolase, alternative type: MSAELLTDRPAGSDTTLVLKLSNPGARNALHPDMYAAGIEALDTAERDDTVRAIVLTGADNFFCAGGNLNRLLENRAKDPSVQGESIDLLAEWISALRASTKPIIAAVEGAAAGAGFSLALACDLIVAADDARFVMSYARVGLTPDGGASWFLARTLPRTLASEVLLEAKPIGAARLHEVGVVNRLTKKGIALDAAIAWADDLGSVSPKAMARIKSLINAAEGQSLAAHLDMERDSFVDALHHGDALEGITAFLDKRQPNYR, from the coding sequence ATGAGCGCCGAACTACTGACAGACCGTCCCGCGGGCAGCGACACCACGCTCGTGCTGAAGCTTTCCAATCCGGGCGCGCGCAACGCGCTGCATCCGGACATGTACGCCGCCGGCATCGAGGCACTCGACACGGCCGAGCGCGACGACACCGTGCGCGCGATCGTGCTGACCGGCGCGGACAACTTCTTCTGCGCGGGCGGCAATCTGAACCGGCTGCTCGAAAACCGCGCGAAGGACCCGTCCGTGCAGGGCGAAAGCATCGACCTGCTGGCCGAATGGATCAGCGCACTGCGCGCATCGACGAAACCGATCATCGCGGCCGTCGAAGGCGCGGCGGCCGGCGCGGGTTTTTCGCTCGCGCTCGCGTGCGATCTGATCGTCGCCGCCGACGACGCCCGCTTCGTCATGTCGTATGCGCGCGTCGGCCTCACGCCCGATGGCGGCGCTTCGTGGTTTCTCGCCCGCACGCTGCCGCGCACGCTCGCGAGCGAAGTGCTGCTCGAAGCGAAGCCGATCGGCGCAGCGCGGCTGCATGAAGTGGGCGTCGTCAACCGGCTGACGAAGAAAGGCATTGCGCTCGATGCGGCCATCGCGTGGGCCGACGATCTCGGCAGCGTGTCGCCGAAAGCGATGGCGCGCATCAAGTCGCTCATCAACGCGGCCGAGGGGCAGTCGCTCGCCGCGCATCTCGATATGGAGCGCGACAGTTTCGTCGATGCGCTGCATCACGGCGACGCGCTCGAGGGCATCACGGCGTTCCTCGACAAACGCCAGCCGAACTATCGCTGA
- a CDS encoding histidine phosphatase family protein, with protein MAHYELPKRRRIFLMRHGDVTYFDDSGRAIDPESVPLNERGRAEASAAGREFAAQKVRFDRVIVSGLPRTVETAQRVLDATGQKIDIETWPEWQEIRGGRLANLTAADIERAFLSVFDGVVPEETQFLGGETIGQLLDRALPALERLRADRLWDTVLLVLHGGVNRALLSHAITAGGRAFFGHLSQATGCINALDAGDTPGDWIVHAINHSPPSPLHIEVRNTTMELLYAQFVRYKAGDMN; from the coding sequence ATGGCTCACTACGAACTGCCGAAGCGGCGTCGCATCTTTCTGATGCGGCATGGCGACGTCACCTATTTCGACGACAGCGGCCGCGCGATCGATCCCGAAAGCGTGCCGCTTAACGAACGCGGACGCGCGGAAGCGAGCGCGGCGGGCCGCGAATTCGCCGCGCAGAAAGTGCGTTTCGACCGCGTGATCGTGAGCGGCTTGCCGCGCACGGTCGAGACCGCGCAACGGGTGCTCGACGCAACCGGCCAGAAGATCGACATCGAAACGTGGCCCGAGTGGCAGGAAATACGCGGCGGACGGCTCGCGAATCTCACGGCCGCCGATATCGAGCGCGCGTTTCTCTCGGTGTTCGACGGCGTCGTGCCGGAGGAGACACAGTTCCTCGGCGGCGAGACCATCGGCCAGTTGCTCGATCGTGCGCTGCCGGCGCTCGAACGTCTGCGCGCGGATCGTTTGTGGGATACGGTGCTGCTCGTGCTGCACGGCGGCGTCAATCGCGCGCTGCTCTCGCATGCGATCACGGCGGGCGGACGAGCGTTCTTCGGCCATCTGTCGCAGGCGACGGGCTGCATCAACGCGCTCGATGCCGGCGACACACCCGGCGACTGGATCGTGCATGCGATCAATCATTCACCGCCCTCGCCGCTGCACATCGAGGTCCGCAACACGACGATGGAACTGCTCTACGCGCAATTCGTCCGCTACAAGGCCGGCGACATGAATTGA
- a CDS encoding phosphotransferase has translation MQDKEQNQQSDFSAFEGTRPVHDKQRFDTDTLTAWLAKNIDGFDGPLTVEQFAGGQSNPTFKLVTPARSYVMRAKPGPTAKLLPSAHAIEREFRVMDALASTDVPVARMLALCEDESVIGRAFYVMAFVEGRVLWDPSLPGMTPAQRAAIYDETNRVIAALHTVDVEAAGLSSYGKPGNYFERQIGRWSKQYVASQTEPIDAMDRLIEWLPRHIPASQDAKVSVVHGDFRLDNLIFHPHEPRVLAVLDWELSTLGDPLADFAYHCMAWHVDPSQFRGIAGLDWAALGIPEESAYVARYCERTGLSIEGDWNFYLAYNMFRITAILQGIMKRVVDGTAASAQAIDAGRRARPMAELAWVYAQKVGR, from the coding sequence ATGCAGGACAAAGAACAGAACCAGCAGTCCGATTTCTCCGCGTTCGAAGGAACGCGTCCCGTGCACGACAAGCAGCGCTTCGATACCGATACGCTCACCGCGTGGCTCGCGAAGAACATCGACGGTTTCGACGGCCCGTTGACAGTCGAGCAGTTCGCAGGCGGCCAGTCGAATCCCACCTTCAAGCTCGTCACGCCGGCGCGCAGCTACGTGATGCGCGCGAAGCCCGGGCCCACTGCGAAGCTGCTGCCTTCCGCGCACGCGATCGAGCGCGAGTTCCGCGTGATGGACGCCCTCGCCTCCACCGACGTGCCCGTCGCCCGGATGCTCGCGTTGTGCGAGGACGAAAGCGTGATCGGCCGCGCGTTCTACGTGATGGCATTCGTCGAGGGCCGCGTGTTGTGGGACCCATCGCTGCCCGGCATGACGCCCGCGCAACGCGCCGCGATCTACGACGAAACCAACCGAGTCATCGCGGCGCTCCATACGGTCGATGTCGAAGCCGCCGGGCTGTCGAGCTACGGCAAGCCGGGCAATTACTTCGAGCGTCAGATCGGACGCTGGAGCAAGCAGTATGTCGCGTCGCAGACGGAGCCGATCGACGCGATGGATCGCCTGATCGAATGGCTGCCGCGGCATATCCCGGCATCGCAAGACGCGAAAGTCAGCGTCGTGCACGGCGACTTCCGGCTCGACAATCTGATCTTTCATCCGCACGAGCCGCGCGTGCTCGCCGTGCTCGACTGGGAACTCTCGACGCTCGGCGACCCGCTCGCCGACTTCGCGTATCACTGCATGGCGTGGCATGTCGATCCGTCGCAATTTCGCGGCATCGCCGGACTCGACTGGGCCGCGCTCGGCATCCCCGAGGAAAGCGCGTACGTCGCGCGCTACTGCGAGCGCACGGGCTTGTCGATCGAAGGCGACTGGAACTTCTATCTCGCCTACAACATGTTCCGCATCACGGCGATTTTGCAGGGCATCATGAAGCGCGTCGTCGATGGCACGGCGGCGAGCGCGCAAGCCATCGACGCGGGACGGCGCGCACGCCCGATGGCGGAGCTCGCCTGGGTGTACGCGCAAAAAGTCGGCCGATAA
- a CDS encoding acyl-CoA dehydrogenase family protein, with the protein MNFDYTPKVHALREKLLAFFDAHIYPNERAFAAEIAKNRAAGNAWIPTRLIEDLKEQARAAGLWNLFLPASGRGAGLTNLEYAPLCEIMGRVPWAPEVFNCSAPDTGNMETIERYGTDAQKAQWLEPLLRGEIRSAFLMTEPEVASSDATNIRCSIVRDGDSYVIDGHKWWSSGAGDPRCKVYIVMGKTDPQAPKHAQQSMILVPADASGITVHRPLNVFGYDDAPHGHMDITLEHVRVPATNMLLGEGRGFEIAQGRLGPGRIHHCMRLIGLAERALELMTKRTLERVAFGKPIAQHGVTQERIAEARIMIEQARLLTLKAAYMMDTAGNKAARGEIAMIKVVAPNVACQVIDWAIQAHGAGGVSDDFPLAYAYAAARTLRLADGPDEVHRNAIAKLEIGKYAAARE; encoded by the coding sequence ATGAACTTCGATTACACGCCCAAGGTGCACGCGTTGCGCGAGAAACTGCTGGCCTTCTTCGACGCCCACATTTACCCGAACGAGCGCGCGTTCGCGGCCGAAATCGCAAAGAATCGCGCGGCGGGCAACGCGTGGATTCCTACGCGCCTGATCGAAGACCTGAAAGAGCAAGCGCGCGCCGCAGGACTGTGGAATCTGTTTCTCCCGGCGTCCGGGCGCGGCGCGGGCCTGACGAATCTCGAATACGCGCCGCTGTGCGAAATCATGGGCCGCGTGCCGTGGGCGCCGGAAGTCTTCAACTGCAGCGCGCCCGATACCGGCAACATGGAAACCATCGAGCGCTACGGCACCGATGCGCAAAAGGCCCAATGGCTCGAACCGCTGTTGCGCGGCGAGATCCGCTCGGCGTTTCTGATGACGGAGCCGGAAGTCGCGTCGTCGGATGCGACCAACATTCGTTGCAGCATCGTGCGCGATGGCGACAGCTATGTCATCGACGGCCACAAGTGGTGGTCATCGGGCGCGGGCGATCCGCGCTGCAAGGTCTATATCGTGATGGGCAAGACCGACCCGCAAGCGCCGAAGCACGCACAGCAATCTATGATTCTGGTCCCCGCCGATGCGAGCGGCATCACCGTGCACCGGCCATTGAACGTGTTCGGCTACGACGACGCGCCGCACGGCCACATGGACATCACGCTCGAGCACGTCCGCGTGCCGGCGACGAACATGCTTCTTGGCGAAGGCCGCGGCTTCGAGATCGCGCAGGGCCGGCTCGGGCCGGGCCGGATTCACCATTGCATGCGTCTCATCGGCCTCGCCGAACGCGCGCTCGAACTGATGACGAAGCGCACGCTCGAACGCGTCGCATTCGGCAAGCCGATCGCGCAGCACGGCGTGACGCAGGAGCGCATCGCCGAGGCACGCATCATGATCGAACAGGCGCGGCTTCTGACGCTCAAGGCCGCTTACATGATGGACACCGCCGGCAACAAGGCCGCGCGCGGCGAGATCGCGATGATCAAGGTCGTCGCGCCAAACGTCGCGTGTCAGGTCATCGACTGGGCGATTCAGGCGCACGGCGCAGGCGGCGTCTCCGACGACTTTCCGCTCGCCTATGCCTATGCAGCGGCGCGCACGCTGCGTCTCGCAGACGGCCCCGACGAAGTGCATCGCAACGCGATCGCCAAGCTGGAGATCGGCAAATACGCGGCCGCGCGCGAATGA
- a CDS encoding MaoC family dehydratase — MSVASLTSAADVFAAAGVARYVSDWTTIDQARVNRFADATDDHQWIHVDAERAQRDSPFGGTIAHGFLTLSLVPMWLAQCVPLTARLSVNYGLNRVRFMSPVRVGTRLRAIFAIDDVKEVTADSVQVTWRVTIEGEGESEGGHGAKPACVAEFITRHTF, encoded by the coding sequence ATGAGCGTGGCATCGTTGACGAGCGCCGCCGATGTCTTCGCCGCGGCCGGCGTCGCGCGCTACGTAAGCGACTGGACGACGATCGATCAGGCACGCGTGAACCGCTTCGCCGATGCCACCGACGATCATCAATGGATCCACGTCGATGCCGAGCGGGCGCAGCGCGATTCGCCGTTCGGCGGCACCATCGCGCACGGTTTCCTGACACTCTCGCTCGTGCCGATGTGGCTCGCGCAATGCGTGCCGCTCACGGCGCGCCTCAGTGTGAACTACGGTCTGAATCGCGTGCGGTTCATGTCGCCGGTTCGCGTGGGTACGCGTCTGCGCGCGATATTTGCAATCGATGACGTGAAGGAAGTCACAGCGGACAGCGTGCAGGTGACGTGGCGCGTGACCATCGAAGGCGAGGGCGAAAGCGAAGGCGGGCACGGCGCCAAGCCCGCGTGCGTCGCGGAGTTCATCACGCGGCACACGTTCTGA
- a CDS encoding MaoC family dehydratase — translation MKYAFEDFEVGDAVQLSAHTFTREEIVGFAERYDPQPFHLSEAAGEASHFGGLVASGWNTCSAMMGILVRDMIADSTSMGSPGLDNIRWLKPVRVGDTVRLTVRVLDKRVSKSKPDRGIVSTRWEAHNQNGELVLTVDSAALFGLRHPGAQA, via the coding sequence ATGAAATACGCCTTTGAGGATTTCGAAGTCGGCGACGCGGTACAACTGAGCGCGCACACGTTCACGAGAGAAGAGATCGTCGGCTTCGCCGAACGCTACGATCCGCAGCCGTTCCACTTGTCGGAGGCGGCGGGCGAGGCATCGCATTTCGGCGGCTTGGTTGCGAGCGGCTGGAACACCTGTTCCGCGATGATGGGCATTCTCGTGCGCGACATGATCGCCGATTCGACCTCCATGGGCTCGCCCGGCCTCGACAACATTCGCTGGCTCAAGCCGGTGCGCGTCGGCGATACGGTGCGGCTCACGGTGCGCGTGCTCGACAAGCGCGTGTCGAAGAGCAAGCCGGATCGCGGCATCGTCTCGACGCGCTGGGAAGCGCACAACCAGAACGGCGAACTGGTGCTCACGGTGGACTCCGCGGCGCTGTTCGGCCTGCGTCATCCGGGCGCGCAAGCATGA
- a CDS encoding DUF1178 family protein: MKVLDLKCSHEHRFEGWFASTEEFESQLSRKLVACPACSTTDVSRMPSAPRLNLSSARGETAPQAESAETSPDPAALQARALHFMRKLIENTENVGERFAEEARRIHYNEAPARSIRGVTTPEDAHALLEEGIDVMPLPVPDALKEPLQ; this comes from the coding sequence ATGAAGGTCCTCGATTTAAAGTGCTCGCACGAACACCGGTTCGAAGGCTGGTTCGCCTCGACCGAGGAGTTCGAGTCGCAGTTGTCGCGCAAGCTGGTCGCGTGTCCGGCCTGCTCGACGACCGATGTGAGCCGTATGCCGTCGGCACCGCGCCTGAATTTGTCGTCGGCGCGTGGCGAGACGGCGCCGCAGGCCGAGTCGGCGGAGACGTCGCCCGACCCGGCCGCGCTCCAGGCGCGCGCGCTGCATTTCATGCGCAAGCTGATCGAGAACACCGAAAATGTGGGCGAGCGTTTTGCCGAGGAAGCGCGGCGCATTCATTACAACGAGGCGCCGGCGCGCAGTATTCGCGGTGTTACGACGCCCGAGGACGCGCATGCCTTGCTCGAAGAAGGAATCGACGTGATGCCGTTGCCCGTTCCCGACGCGTTGAAAGAGCCGCTGCAGTAA